GAGCCGATTCGGCAATGTACGGACGGATAGCGGACCCGACCGGTCACGCGGACCGCCTTCGTGGGAACCGCCGCTACTCTGATCGGCCCGCGTCACCGACCGGACCCCGGCGCAAAGGTTGGGTATACCGATTTCTGCGCCCGCACCGATGCCGGGGCCCGCCCGGCACATGCTGGCCGCATCCGACCGGAACGCAGCACGACGCAGCACGACGGAGGCACCAGAACATGCCGGAGCTCCTGCACACCCGGGCCGCGGGACTCGTCGGCAGGGGCGGCGCCGCGGCCGCGCTCGAACGGCTGCTGCGCGAGAAGCGCCTGGTGACGGTCGCCGGGCCGGGCGGCGTCGGCAAGAGCGCGCTCGCCGCCGAAGTCGTACGGCGCATGCGCCGCGAACCCTGGTCCGCGAAGGGCACCGCCGACCTGGCCACGCTCGACATCCCCGGGCTCGTGCCGCACGCGCTCGCCCGCGCCCTGCGCCTCGACCGCGATCCCGCGGTGCCGCAGCTCCCCGCGCTGGCCGCCGCGATCGGGCGGCGCCCGGCGCTCCTCGTCGTCGACACCTGCGAGCGGCAGGCCGCCGAGTGCGCCGCCACGCTGCTGCACCTCGTACAGGCGTGCCCGGAGCTGCGTGTCATCGCCACCAGCAGGGTCCCGCTGGACACCCCGGTCACGTTCCCGCTGCCCCCGCTCGCCCCCGACGTTGCGGCCCGCCTGCTCAGGACGGCCGCGCTGGCACTCGGCGCGCCGCGGGACCCGGACCCCGAGCCGGCCCGCCGCATCTGCGCGGCGCTCGGCGGTCTGCCGCTCGCCCTGCGCATCGCCGCGGGCCAGCTGAAGGGTCACAAGGCCGACGATCTGCTGTCGCTGATCGGCCGCCCCGAGCGCCTGCTCGACCTGCCCGCCCCGATGCCCGGACTGCCGCACCGGCTGCGCACGCTGCGCGCCTCGCTGCGCTGGAGCCAGCGGCTCTGCCCGCCCGGCGAGCGGCTGCTGTGGGCGCGGGCCTCCGTCTTCACGGGACCCTTCACCCTGTCCGACACGGTGACGGTGTGCGCGGACGACCGGCTGCCGCCCGACGAACTCGCCCGTGCCTTCGAGGGGCTCGCGGCCCACTGCCTGATCACACCCGAACCGTCGGGCCCCGGCGCCTTCCGCATGACGGCGGCCACGCGCGCGTACGGCAAGCATCTGCTGGAACGGCTCGGCGAGGACGCCGAGTTCCGGCGGCGCTGCCTGGCGCACTGCCTGCACAACGCCCCCGCCTTGCCGTCCTAGCCCTTCTTCCTGGGCAGGGCCCAGGCCGCCAGCGCCGCCGTCACGCACAGGAGCCCGCCCGCGACGACCAGGCTGGTACGCATGCCCCCGAGGGAGAATCCGTCGCTCGCGCCGCCCGCGATGAGGGAGCCGAAGAGGGCGACGGCGAGGGCGCCGCCGGTCTGGCGGAACGCGTTCAGGAGGCCGGAGGCCGTGCCCGCGCGGGCCGCCGGGACGCTGTCCATGAGCAGGGCGGTGAGCGCGGGGACCGCGAACGCGCCGCCCATGCCCGTCGGGACGAGCAGCAGAAGTATCAGCCAGACCGGGGTGTCCGCGGCCAGCGGCAGGAGGCAGAACATGCCGAGGGCGAGGACGGCCTGTCCGGTCACGATGACGGGACGGCGGCCGAAGCGTTCGGCCATCGGCGGGGAGATCAGGTTGGTCGACGTGATGATCGCCGCCAGCGGTACGAACATGAGGCCGGCCTCGGTGCCGGACATGCCGCGCAGCTGCTGGTAGTAGAGGCCGAGCAGGAAGATCGCGCCGTAGAAGGCCACGTTGACCGCGAAGCCGATGGCGAGGGACACGCTCACGTCGCGCCGCCGCAGCAGGGGCAGCGGGACCATGGGCGCGCGGTGGCGCTTCTCGGCGGCGAGGAAGGCGAGCGCCCCGGCGACGGCCACGGCGAGTGCCGCGAGGACCGACGGGGCGGTCCAGCCGGCGTGGCCGCCCTCGATGACGGCGAAGGCGAGCCCGGCGAGCGCGAGGACCGCGGTGACCTGACCGGCCAGGTCGAGCGGGGCGGGACGGCGCGGGGAGCGCGGGACGCGGACGAGGAGGGCCAGGATCAGGGCGCCCACGGGCAGGTTCAGGAAGAAGACGGCGCGCCAGCCGGCGGCCTCGGTGAGGATGCCGCCGAGGACAGGGCCTACGGCCATGGCGACCGAACCGCCCACCGTCCACAGCGCGATGGCCCGAGCGCGATGCCGCGCGTCGTCGTAGGCCTGGCGGATCAGCGCGAGCGAGGCCGGCATCACGATGGCAGCGGCGCCGCCCTGGACGACACGGGCCGCGACGAGCGTGCCGATGCCGGGCGCGAGGGCGCAGGCGAGCGAGGCCAGGGTGAACAGTCCGACGCCCCAGGCGTAGGCCCGCCGCGCACCGGCCCGGTCGGCGAGCGCACCGGCGGAGAGCATGAGCGCGGCGAACATCAGGGTGTACGCGTCGACGATCCACTGAAGCCCGGTGATGCCGCCGTGCAGCGACGTACGGATGGCGGGCAGGGCGATGTTCACGGCGGACACGTCGATGGAGATGACGGTGAAGCCGAGGAGCGCGGCGACGAGGGCGTGACCGGACGCCTGTACAGGTGCCGGCGCACCGGCCGCCGGGCTGGGGGCACGGGTCGGGTTCCGCTGGTCGGGGCGGGTGGCGGCGGACGGCATGTTCGGGGCTCCTCGGGTGGAGAAACGGGTGGGCGACGTGGTCCGTCGTTCCTCCCCGGTCAGGCTTCGTGCGGGCGGCTCCGGCGACCGCGTCCGCGGCCCGGTGTCGTGCACCCCCTGGGTCCGCGGTGGCCGGGCCGCCCGCAACGGGATCAACTCTGCGCGGAGTTGGCGCGAGGTGGCAGGGCGCCGTTCACCGGGGCGCGCTGTTCCTGGTCCTGACACGGCCCCCCACAGACGTCGCCGAGCAGGGAGAATGGGGGTATGGCTGGTGGAGCGACGCAGGACGGCACGGAACTGGGCAGGTACCTCAAGGCGCGGCGAGCGCTCGTGAGCCCCCAGGACGCGGGGCTGCCCGCGGGAGCGGGGATCCGGCGGACGCCCGGCCTGCGCCGCGAGGAGCTGGCGACGCTCTCCGGCGTCAGCGTCGACTACTACACGCGGCTGGAGCGCGGCCGCGAGACGAACCCCTCCACGGCCGTGATCGACGCCATCAGCCGAGCCCTGCGGCTGTGCGGCGACGCGCACGAACGCCTCCACGACCTGGCCGAGCTGGCTTCGGGCCGCCTCACCGAGCCCCACCCCACGACCGACCGCACGGTGCGCGACTCGGTCCTGCGGGTCCTGGAGGCGCTGAGCCCGCTGCCCGCGTACGTGGTGAGCCGGCACAACTACGTGCTGGCGGCGAACCCGGCGGGCCGCCGCCTCCTGCCCGGCCTGTGGGACTGGCCGGACGAGGAGCGCAACATCACGCGGTATCTGTTCCTGCACCTCGTGGGCCGCAAGCTCTACGTCCCCTGGGAGGAGACGGTCGCGCAGTCGGTGGCGCACCTGCGCGCAGTGGGCGGCAAGGACCCGAACTCGCCGGAGCTGGCCGCTCTCGTCGGTGAACTCGTCCTGAAGTCACCGGAGTTCGCGAGGCTCTGGGACCGTTACGAGGTTCTGGAGCGCGGCGGCGGCACCAAGACGTTCGCGCACCCCAAGGTCGGCGCGATGACCCTCACGTTCGAGGTCATGCAGCTGGCGCGCACGGGCGGGCAGCGCCTCGTCACCTATCAGGCCGAGCCCGGCAGCCCGGACGAGGCGGCGATGCTGCGCCTGGACCCGGCGGCCCGCCCGGACCGCCGGGAGTCCTGAACTCCCTTACACCACAGTCACGTTCGAGTGTCCTCGCACACCGGGCGCGCAGAGCGTTCCATCTCGACCAATTCCTGACCGTTGAGTAACCTTACTCGGAAGTAAATTACTGACCGAGCAGGGAGCTGGACCATGGCCGACCGCTATCTGAACTTCACCGGCACGGCCCCGGGCCGCTTCCTGACCCGTCGCCTGGGCCTCCCCCAGCCCGCACAGCTGCACCGCTGGACGCCCGAACGGCCCGCGCTGGACAGCCCGTTGCTCCATCTCACGGCTGGCGAATCCGTGCACACGGCGGAGCTCGCGGGGCTGCTTGCGCGCACCGGCCTCGATGTGCGGGCGGCGGCCGAGCGCCCCGCCGCGATCGTCCTCGACGCCACGGCGGTCACGGACATTCCCACGCTCGCCGAGGTGCACGCGGCCCTGCACCCGGTCGCGCGCTCGGTCGCGTCCAGTGGCCGGATCGTGGTGCTCGGCGCCCCGCTCTCCCGCGACGACCACCACCAGGCCGCCGCCCAGCAGGCACTCGAAGGGTTCGTGCGCTCCCTCGGCAAGGAGACCGGCCGCGGCCGCACCGTCACCCTCGTACGGGTCGAAGGGCCCGTGGCAGCCACCGAGTCGACGCTGCGTTTCCTCCTGTCGCCCAAGTCCGCGTACGTCAGCGGCCAGGTGATCGAGGTCGCTGCCGGCGACACCACAGCGCCCGCCGACTGGGCGCGCCCCCTGGCCGGCCGCACGGCCCTGATCACCGGCGCCGCGCGCGGCATCGGCGAGGCGGTGGCGGAGGTCCTCGCACGGGACGGGGCCCGCCTGATCCTCCTGGACGTACCGTCCGCGCAGGCGGACCTCGAGGCATTGGCCGCCCGCCTCGACGCCACCGCGCTGCCCCTTGACATCACGTCCCCCGACGCGGCCGAGCGGATCGCGGACGCCGTCCCCGCCCTGGACACCCTCGTCCACAACGCGGGCATCACCAGGGACCGCACCCTGGCCAAGATGCCCGCCGACCGCTGGACCACGGTCCTCGACGTGAACCTGGCGAGCGTCCTGACCACCACGGACGCGCTGCTCAAGTCAGGCACGCTCAGCCACGGCGGCCGCATCGTCGCCACCGCGTCCATCGCCGGTCTCGCGGGCAACGCGGGCCAGACGAACTACGCGGCGAGCAAGGCGGGCATCGCCGGACTGACCCGGGCCCTCGCCCCCAAGGCACTCGCCGAACACGGCGTCACGGTCAACGCGGTGGCACCCGGCTTCATCGAGACGAGGATGACGGCCGCGGTCCCGCTGTTCATCCGCGAGGCGGGCCGCCGCATGAACTCGCTCCGGCAGGGCGGGCTACCGGTGGACGTGGCGGAGACGACGGCGTGGTTCGCGCACCCCGCCTCCGGCGCCGTCAACGGCCAGGTCGTCCGGGTCTGCGGCCAGAGCCTGCTCGGGGCGTGACGACCATGACGACCGTCACGCTCACCGCCGCCCCGTCCCTGCCGCCCCTCCTCGCCCGCGGCGCCCTCCTCTCCCCCCTCAAGCGCCCGCGCCCCGGCGCCGAGGCCCCCGTGACCCGCCTGGTCCTGCCCGCCGCACGCGCCGACCGCACCCGCCTGGCCGCGTACCGCGAGGTGTGCGGCTTCGACCGGGACTCCGCCGCGCTCCCGGTCACGTATCCGCACGTCCTCGGCTTCCCCCTGGCGATGCGGATCATGGCGGGGCGGCGCTTCCCGCTCCCCCTGCTCGGCCTCGTCCACACCTCCATCACCGTCACCCAGGGGCACGACCTGCCGGTCGACGAGGCGTACGAACTCTCCGTATACGTCAAGGAGTTGGCGCCCCACCGGCGCGGCACCGAGGCCACCGTCGTCACCGAGCTGCGGGCGGGCGACACGCGCGCGTGGACCTCGACCAGCACCTACCTGGCGCGCCACCGCACCGACACACCCCCCAGGGACGACGCGACGCCCGATGAGCGTCCCGAGCCGCTGCCCGCGGTGGCCGAGTGGAAACTGCCCGGCGACCTGGGCCGCCGCTACGGCGCCGCGTCCGGCGACCGCAACCCCATCCATCTGCACCCGCTCACGGCCCGCCTCTTCGGCTTCCCGCGCGCCATCGCGCACGGCATGTGGACCGTCGCCCGCTGCATCGCCGAACACGGCGCTGAGGGCGAGGTGCAGGTGCGCGCCGCGTTCAAGGCACCCGTACTCCTGCCGGCGAGCGTGACGTACGCGTCCCGGGGGCCCGCCTTCGAGCTCCGCTCGGCGACGCGCACCCATGTCACGGGCGAGGTGCTACGCGCCGGGGGCGGGTGACCAGCGCCGGCCCTCCATCAGGTTCCCGAGGCCCGACCAGGCGAAGTTCATCAGCGTGGCCGCGGCCTCCTTGGCCGTGACCGACGGGTCCGTGTTGGCCCAGCCGGCCAGCGACTCCGCGGCCCCGACCAGCGCCTGCGCGAGCCCGGCGACCTCGCGGTCGGGCAGCGCGGGATCGCCGTGCGCCTTCCTGGCCGCCGCCGCGAGCAGCCCGGTCACGAACGCGACGATCTCCTCCCGCACGGCCGTGACCTCGACGACGAACGGCTCACCGCCCGTCCGCGCGTGGCTGTGCAGGACGGCCCAGCCGTCGGGGTGGTGCGCCGTGTGCGTGAAGAACGCCCGGAGCCCGTCCCACAGCTGCCGGTCGGCTCCCCCGCCGCCGGAGACACCCTCGCGTACGGCAGCGATCAGGGCCGCCGACTCGCGCTGGATGCACGCCGAGAAGAGCTCTTCCTTGGAGTTCAGATAGAGGTACACCAGCGGTTTCGACACCCCGGCGAGCTCCGCGATGTCGTCCATCGACGCGGCCCGGTACCCACGCTCCCCGAACACCCGCACCGCCGCGTCGAGCATCTGACGCTCCCGCACGGCCCGCGGCATCCGCTTGACCCTCACTTCTCCCACCACGGCCCCCGCCTCTCTCCACACCGCGTCCGCCCGCAAGCGTAGCCACCACAACGCACACACCCCGCACCACGACCGGAGGGAACCGGCGGGTGCGGGGTGCGGACGGGTACGAGCCTGGGGACTCAGGCGGCGGCACCCACCGCCTGAGGCTCGTCCTCGTGCTGGCTCTCGACCACGAGCTCCTCGACGGGAGACGCGGTGGCGTTGTCGTACTTCACGCGGTCCAGGATATTCTCGCGGGCGGCCACGATGACCGGCACGAGCGCCTGTCCGGCCACGTTCGTGGCGGTGCGCATCATGTCCAGGATCGGGTCGATGGCGAGGAGCAGGCCCACGCCCTCCATCGGGAGGCCGAGCGTCGACAGGGTCAGCGTCAGCATGACCGTGGCGCCGGTGAGTCCGGCGGTCGCGGCGGAGCCGATCACCGAGACGAACGCGATGAGCAGGTACTCCTTGATGCCGAGCTGTACGTCGAAGATCTGCGCGACGAAGATCGCGGAGATCGCCGGGTAGATCGCGGCGCAGCCGTCCATCTTGGTCGTCGCGCCGAACGGCACGGCGAAGGAGGCGTAGTTGCGCGGGACGCCGAGGCGCTCGGCGGACTGCTGGGTGACGGGCATCGTGCCGACGGAGGAGCGGGACACGAAGGCCAGCTGGATCGCGGGCCAGGCGCCCTTGAAGAACTGGAGCGGGTTCAGCTTGGCGACGGTCGCGAGGAGCAGCGGGTAGACGCCGAAGAGGACCAGGGCGCAGCCGACGTAGATGTCGATCGTGAACGTCGCGTAGTTGCCGAGGAGGTCCCAGCCGTACTGGACGATGGCGCGGCCGATGAGGCCGGCGGAGCCGATCGGGGCGAGCAGGATGACCCACCACAGGGCCTTCTGCAGCAGCTCGAGCACCGACTCGGACAGGGAGAGGATCGGCTGGGCCTTCGGGCCGATCTTCAGGATGGCGACACCGGCGACGACCGCCATGAAGACGATCTGCAGGACGTTGAGCTCGGTGAACGGCGTGACGACATCGGTCGGGACGATGCCGGTCAGGAAGTCCAGCCAGGAGCCGGCGTGGTCGGGCTTGGAGCCGTCGGCCGGGGTGAGGTTCGAGCCGTTGCCCGGGTTGGTGATCAGGCCGATCGCGAGGCCGATGACGACCGCGATCAGCGAGGTGATCATGAACCACAGGAGGGTGCGGCTGGCGAGCCGCGCGGCGTTGTTGACCTTCCGCAGATTGGTGATGGACACCAGGATCGCGAAGAAGACCAGCGGGGCAACGGCCAGCTTCAGGAGCTGGATGAAGATGCCGCCGACCTTGTCGAGGGTCGTGGCGAGCCAGGACACGTCGTAGGTGCGGGCGACGTAGCCGAGCACGAGGCCGACGACCAGGCCGAGCAGGACCTGGGCCCAGAAGGGGATGGGTATCCGGAAGCGGGGCTTCTGCTTCTCGGACGCGGACGCGGTGTTCGCGGACACGGACACACTCCAGTGATGACGCGCGGGTGGGGTTGGACGTAAGGAAGCGGCCACCGCGGGAGGAAGAACCAGGGGCGCCGCTGCATCGGGGGGAGTCGCTTCAGAGGCGACAGGCCGCGGACATGCAACGGCAGAGGTCGACATGCAGGCGCGCCACGAGCGGAACGCTCATGGGCATGCGGGCTGCGGATGTCTTCATGTCAATCACGTTAACACTCATGCTTTGAGAACATCAAAGGGGTTCTTTGGGGAAGAAATGACCCGCTCCATGACACTTGGGCCTGGAAAACGCAGGTGGCCCCGGCATCGAGCGATGCCGGGGCCACCTGCGTTGTGACGAAGCTTACGAGTCCCTTACACGGGACTTCGGGGACGAGGTGCGTTACGAGGCGCTCTGCGCGCGGGCCGTGTCGTCCGCGATGTCTTCCTGCGTGCGGTTGCGCTCGTAGTTGGCCTTCGTGCGGTCGACGCGCTCGACGATCTTGACCGAGGCCCGGTCGCGCTCCTTGCGCAGCACGACGTAGCTGATCGGCGCGGAGATGACGAGACCGAGCAGGGCGATCCACAGGAAGTACGAGCCGCCGGCGCCGCGGGGCACGATGCCTGTCGAGGCGAGGCCCCAGACGACAAGGAAGCAGCCCGCGAAGATCCCGAAGCGCATCAGCGTGTAGCGGAGCATGTCAATCCACTCTTCCGTTCCGAATCGGTCCTACGCACCACCAAGTGAAGCATGCGGCCCCGGAAGGGCATTGAGCGGTACCGCAAGTAATGGTTAGAGTGACCCAATGACCCTTACGTTTCAGCTGGACCCGTCGATCGATCCGGCGCTGCGGGACGACGTCCTCGCGCTCTGGGCCGACGTGTCCAACGCGGGCGGAGCGGTCGGCTTCGTCCCGCCCGTCACCACCGAGGACATCCGCCCCGAGCTGGTCAGGCACCTCGCCGCGATGGCCGAGGGCCGCACCCGGCTCCTGGTCGGACGCGACGAGGAGGGCGCTGTCGCGGCGACGGCCTTCTTCACGTACAACCAGCACCGCCTGCAGAAGCACTACATCTGGCTGTACACGGTGATGATCCACCCGCGGTACCAGGGCAAGGGGTACGGGCGGGAGCTGATGGCCGCCGCGGCCGACGCCGCCCGCGCCTTCGACGGCATCGAGGCGATCCGCCTCACCTGCCGCGGCGGCACCGGCGCCGACCGCTTCTACGCGGCGTGCGGCTACAAGGAGGTCGGCCGCGTCCCCGGCGCGATCCGGGTGGCCCCCGGCGACGACCGCGACGACATCACGATGCTGCTGCCGGTGACATGACATGGGCGAAGAGGGGCCCCGGCAAACCGGCCGGAACCCCTCTTCGCGATCGCGCCTGTCGTCAGAGACGTCGTCGGATCAGAGACGACGTCAGACCCGCATCGCCTGCGGCGTCTCGCGCCGCGCCGGGTCCGGGCCGTCGTACTCGCGGATGATCTCGTACCGGGTGTTCCGCTCGACGGGCCGGAAGCCGGCGTCGCGGATCAGGTCGAGCAGGTCCTCACGGGTCAGCTTGTTCGGCGTCCCGTAGTTGTCCGCGTCGTGCGTGATCTTGTACTCGACGACCGAGCCGTCCATGTCGTCGGCGCCGTGCTGGAGCGCGAGCTGGGTGGTCTGCACGCCGTGCATGACCCAGAAGCACTTCACGTGCGGCACGTTGTCGAACAGGAGCCGGGAGACCGCGAAGGTCTTGAGCGCCTCGGCGCCGGTCGCCATGGTCGTACGCGCCTGGAGGCGGTTGCGGACCTTGCCGTCCTTCATGTCGACGAAGTCGTGCTGGTAGCGCAGCGGGATGAAGACCTGGAAGCCGCCGGTCTCGTCCTGGAGTTCGCGCAGGCGCAGCACGTGGTCGACGCGGTGACGGGGCTCCTCGATGTGCCCGTACAGCATCGTGGACGGGGTCTTGAGACCCTTCTCGTGCGCGAGGCGGTGAATCCTCGACCAGTCCTCCCAGTGGGTGGCGTGGTCGACGATGTGCTGGCGGATCTCCCAGTCGAAGATCTCCGCGCCGCCGCCGGTCAGCGACTCGAGACCGGCGTCGATCAGCTCGTCGAGGATCTCGGAGGCGGAGAGCCCGGAGATCGTCTCGAAGTGGTGGATCTCCGTCGCCGTGAACGCCTTCAGCGCGACGTTCGGCAGCGCCTCCTTGAGGGCCTTCAGGGAACGCGGGTAGTAACGCCAGGGCAGCGTCGGGTGCAGGCCGTTGACGATGTGCAGCTCGGTGAGGTTCTCGTTCTCCATCGCCTTGGCGAGGCGGACGGCCTCCTCGATGCGCATCGTGTACGCGTCCTTCTCGCCCGGCTTGCGCTGGAACGAGCAGTACGCACACGAGGCGGTGCACACGTTCGTCATGTTGAGGTGGCGGTTGACGTTGAAGTGGACGACGTCGCCGTTCTTGCGCGTGCGTACCTCGTGGGCGAGTCCGCCCAGCCAGGCCAGGTCGTCCGACTCGTACAGCGCGATGCCGTCCTCACGGGACAGCCGCTCGCCGTCCCGCACCTTCTGCTCCAGCTCGCGCTTGAGCCCTACGTCCATTGCCATTGCTCCTCACCAAAGACTGCGGCCAACCGTACTCCCCCACCCTTCGGGCGGGAGGGGCCCCCATCAGGCACTACGTGCCCGCCCCTACTCCTCCTCCGGCAGCTCCCCCACCCGGTTCTCCCACTTGGTGGACAGCACGATCGTGGTGCGCGTGCGCGAGACGCCCTTCGTGCCGCTGAGCCGGCGGATGGTGCGCTCCAGGCCGTCCACGTCGCCGACCCGCACCTTGAGCATGTACGAGTCGTCGCCCGCGATGAACCAGCAGTCCTCGATCTCGTGCAGGTCCTTGAGCCGGTGCGCCACGTCCTCGTGGTCGGCGGCGTCGGAGAGCGAGATGCCGATCAGGGCGGTGACGCCGAGGCCGAGCGAGGGCGAGTCGACGGTCGCGCGGTAACCGGTGATGACGCCGGCCGCTTCGAGACGGTTGATGCGGTCGGTGACGCTGGGCCCGGACAGGCCTACGAGGCGTCCCAGCTCGGCATACGAGGCGCGGCCGTTCTCGCGCAGAGCCTGAATGAGCTGCCTGTCCACGGCGTCCATAGGTCCATGCCTTTCATTATTCTGCGTTGACGCGAGTTTACGTGTAGAATCTAAGGCGTGCAGGGCATTGACCCTGTGAATCTTTCAGCCGAAACCCGGTTTCACCTTCGGCTGACCTTCCAAGCGATCTTCGA
The DNA window shown above is from Streptomyces sp. NBC_01445 and carries:
- a CDS encoding ATP-binding protein — encoded protein: MPELLHTRAAGLVGRGGAAAALERLLREKRLVTVAGPGGVGKSALAAEVVRRMRREPWSAKGTADLATLDIPGLVPHALARALRLDRDPAVPQLPALAAAIGRRPALLVVDTCERQAAECAATLLHLVQACPELRVIATSRVPLDTPVTFPLPPLAPDVAARLLRTAALALGAPRDPDPEPARRICAALGGLPLALRIAAGQLKGHKADDLLSLIGRPERLLDLPAPMPGLPHRLRTLRASLRWSQRLCPPGERLLWARASVFTGPFTLSDTVTVCADDRLPPDELARAFEGLAAHCLITPEPSGPGAFRMTAATRAYGKHLLERLGEDAEFRRRCLAHCLHNAPALPS
- a CDS encoding MFS transporter; the encoded protein is MPSAATRPDQRNPTRAPSPAAGAPAPVQASGHALVAALLGFTVISIDVSAVNIALPAIRTSLHGGITGLQWIVDAYTLMFAALMLSAGALADRAGARRAYAWGVGLFTLASLACALAPGIGTLVAARVVQGGAAAIVMPASLALIRQAYDDARHRARAIALWTVGGSVAMAVGPVLGGILTEAAGWRAVFFLNLPVGALILALLVRVPRSPRRPAPLDLAGQVTAVLALAGLAFAVIEGGHAGWTAPSVLAALAVAVAGALAFLAAEKRHRAPMVPLPLLRRRDVSVSLAIGFAVNVAFYGAIFLLGLYYQQLRGMSGTEAGLMFVPLAAIITSTNLISPPMAERFGRRPVIVTGQAVLALGMFCLLPLAADTPVWLILLLLVPTGMGGAFAVPALTALLMDSVPAARAGTASGLLNAFRQTGGALAVALFGSLIAGGASDGFSLGGMRTSLVVAGGLLCVTAALAAWALPRKKG
- a CDS encoding helix-turn-helix domain-containing protein, which codes for MAGGATQDGTELGRYLKARRALVSPQDAGLPAGAGIRRTPGLRREELATLSGVSVDYYTRLERGRETNPSTAVIDAISRALRLCGDAHERLHDLAELASGRLTEPHPTTDRTVRDSVLRVLEALSPLPAYVVSRHNYVLAANPAGRRLLPGLWDWPDEERNITRYLFLHLVGRKLYVPWEETVAQSVAHLRAVGGKDPNSPELAALVGELVLKSPEFARLWDRYEVLERGGGTKTFAHPKVGAMTLTFEVMQLARTGGQRLVTYQAEPGSPDEAAMLRLDPAARPDRRES
- a CDS encoding 3-oxoacyl-ACP reductase; the encoded protein is MADRYLNFTGTAPGRFLTRRLGLPQPAQLHRWTPERPALDSPLLHLTAGESVHTAELAGLLARTGLDVRAAAERPAAIVLDATAVTDIPTLAEVHAALHPVARSVASSGRIVVLGAPLSRDDHHQAAAQQALEGFVRSLGKETGRGRTVTLVRVEGPVAATESTLRFLLSPKSAYVSGQVIEVAAGDTTAPADWARPLAGRTALITGAARGIGEAVAEVLARDGARLILLDVPSAQADLEALAARLDATALPLDITSPDAAERIADAVPALDTLVHNAGITRDRTLAKMPADRWTTVLDVNLASVLTTTDALLKSGTLSHGGRIVATASIAGLAGNAGQTNYAASKAGIAGLTRALAPKALAEHGVTVNAVAPGFIETRMTAAVPLFIREAGRRMNSLRQGGLPVDVAETTAWFAHPASGAVNGQVVRVCGQSLLGA
- a CDS encoding MaoC/PaaZ C-terminal domain-containing protein — translated: MTTVTLTAAPSLPPLLARGALLSPLKRPRPGAEAPVTRLVLPAARADRTRLAAYREVCGFDRDSAALPVTYPHVLGFPLAMRIMAGRRFPLPLLGLVHTSITVTQGHDLPVDEAYELSVYVKELAPHRRGTEATVVTELRAGDTRAWTSTSTYLARHRTDTPPRDDATPDERPEPLPAVAEWKLPGDLGRRYGAASGDRNPIHLHPLTARLFGFPRAIAHGMWTVARCIAEHGAEGEVQVRAAFKAPVLLPASVTYASRGPAFELRSATRTHVTGEVLRAGGG
- a CDS encoding TetR/AcrR family transcriptional regulator encodes the protein MGEVRVKRMPRAVRERQMLDAAVRVFGERGYRAASMDDIAELAGVSKPLVYLYLNSKEELFSACIQRESAALIAAVREGVSGGGGADRQLWDGLRAFFTHTAHHPDGWAVLHSHARTGGEPFVVEVTAVREEIVAFVTGLLAAAARKAHGDPALPDREVAGLAQALVGAAESLAGWANTDPSVTAKEAAATLMNFAWSGLGNLMEGRRWSPAPGA
- a CDS encoding dicarboxylate/amino acid:cation symporter, producing MSANTASASEKQKPRFRIPIPFWAQVLLGLVVGLVLGYVARTYDVSWLATTLDKVGGIFIQLLKLAVAPLVFFAILVSITNLRKVNNAARLASRTLLWFMITSLIAVVIGLAIGLITNPGNGSNLTPADGSKPDHAGSWLDFLTGIVPTDVVTPFTELNVLQIVFMAVVAGVAILKIGPKAQPILSLSESVLELLQKALWWVILLAPIGSAGLIGRAIVQYGWDLLGNYATFTIDIYVGCALVLFGVYPLLLATVAKLNPLQFFKGAWPAIQLAFVSRSSVGTMPVTQQSAERLGVPRNYASFAVPFGATTKMDGCAAIYPAISAIFVAQIFDVQLGIKEYLLIAFVSVIGSAATAGLTGATVMLTLTLSTLGLPMEGVGLLLAIDPILDMMRTATNVAGQALVPVIVAARENILDRVKYDNATASPVEELVVESQHEDEPQAVGAAA
- a CDS encoding DUF4229 domain-containing protein, which produces MLRYTLMRFGIFAGCFLVVWGLASTGIVPRGAGGSYFLWIALLGLVISAPISYVVLRKERDRASVKIVERVDRTKANYERNRTQEDIADDTARAQSAS
- a CDS encoding GNAT family N-acetyltransferase yields the protein MTLTFQLDPSIDPALRDDVLALWADVSNAGGAVGFVPPVTTEDIRPELVRHLAAMAEGRTRLLVGRDEEGAVAATAFFTYNQHRLQKHYIWLYTVMIHPRYQGKGYGRELMAAAADAARAFDGIEAIRLTCRGGTGADRFYAACGYKEVGRVPGAIRVAPGDDRDDITMLLPVT
- the mqnE gene encoding aminofutalosine synthase MqnE encodes the protein MDVGLKRELEQKVRDGERLSREDGIALYESDDLAWLGGLAHEVRTRKNGDVVHFNVNRHLNMTNVCTASCAYCSFQRKPGEKDAYTMRIEEAVRLAKAMENENLTELHIVNGLHPTLPWRYYPRSLKALKEALPNVALKAFTATEIHHFETISGLSASEILDELIDAGLESLTGGGAEIFDWEIRQHIVDHATHWEDWSRIHRLAHEKGLKTPSTMLYGHIEEPRHRVDHVLRLRELQDETGGFQVFIPLRYQHDFVDMKDGKVRNRLQARTTMATGAEALKTFAVSRLLFDNVPHVKCFWVMHGVQTTQLALQHGADDMDGSVVEYKITHDADNYGTPNKLTREDLLDLIRDAGFRPVERNTRYEIIREYDGPDPARRETPQAMRV
- a CDS encoding Lrp/AsnC family transcriptional regulator codes for the protein MDAVDRQLIQALRENGRASYAELGRLVGLSGPSVTDRINRLEAAGVITGYRATVDSPSLGLGVTALIGISLSDAADHEDVAHRLKDLHEIEDCWFIAGDDSYMLKVRVGDVDGLERTIRRLSGTKGVSRTRTTIVLSTKWENRVGELPEEE